A DNA window from Cydia pomonella isolate Wapato2018A chromosome 18, ilCydPomo1, whole genome shotgun sequence contains the following coding sequences:
- the LOC133527588 gene encoding uncharacterized protein LOC133527588 isoform X2, whose amino-acid sequence MSGKSYSLREMKSIVDYLTVNHLYSETKGRKMWMDFANSKLTQRTWQSLKETFLKRILPDITNPYYRLDPDQILSFKRGLNLTQKDKRLEFQPVSTSKSNGTNDENDQPTTSIKNTEENATGEDTQCSKVVHNRASTETLILDTCYQTAEDMQSDLESANEEQNEDTANKSKPALKSVRDFIEYTEPLTPMLQEVLDDFATDEDCSDAEPPMQIDENYVAQDDVSDTPENPTSSQSILKPNKTQNTAKITTAGEKINEKQAENINQNKNNTEEPVVVPNDTAFSQLEDVMVLVDEALAQDIDKELSRNIESQDKEASSNQSIPMTDSLLPNNQEAIKNHTTLEVSLPTPSSQDKSEQGIKQKENQVDDKIDKQLNSNTNLMSDQEPEQKGCDGLITIDCNEDKANNKDNTKEKHAAEGSKSPKKPHLKDDKVHEIHSDSSIGNNNKESQVDNPCLKSVSLYDQLTKTKYSDSDSNNKENPNDQQNYQRKTQAQNTAESKKDARSDGTNVNDDQNNDKANTKKQTPDGVILLNSRTTSESVDDSDIHQNPLARSSLKIQKDKNLASVFGFSNGAAPKSRRLNGRKRTISHRKMQSDSSDWTSTSDSEYVSPPHGRRNRYARKYLKPRAARIMSLEEEGGLFVMLGKKVYPLVKDGKLVKNYVTFLPESDPEEDDSYWKSKYIEERKRTDELKKKLGHSKSNGVLDKEEKDSSISVSSVTSPLTENRPRLPPSRQESVQGNELMQRYSGVMEKPASKETLKIKFTKNDQEVQLEGHWQHINPVLAQVVSILHKDSEKKADAVTCVELSSGNTTPITATVIPTAAPMAVDTGVRDKVNELESAIFKEIEEKDVEVQEVVEQKEDKEKSVPADNPEIKVTAQENIEGQANITQRKKRGRPKREVSPAVVVAQSPAKKSKKTVQLSKVVEEVKAQEVKNSTPNVGRQTRSPRKLLNGITPKAKTTRKSLAKAQPEAPEEPAPTPVIEENEEDEVRYKFPSPEPEQQTTKATNTNKTIPKKHLPNIASPESLSHHSANSSQGYQDSDTSPFNINLRRKRRLSISTLSIKGRKIKRKQRSRSYPLLKHIFSDSDSSCSITFKTAGKEQSTINSEVYTSDSYQFLLPRSRTMKILEKIDEANGNETDTLANEIRNLRDEILKANESNKTDPASSSILSLPLSPELSFVENLSVSKSAIAEINDHPTINEMESNTAQNACNKRATYLMPEVDVSMPLMNQDCELHEKYRKHLMAAMSNLSDKPNAAERNLSKDSSMRMSITSESILKTYSGVNVESSDSLDRRLEQLLLESAQKPANKEEKMEVDTQVKKKGSRKRCSTPHKKNTAQNKKKVNLEPVIVEESKAHCSRGGRRSCPPSVNIVYCEKNVPDNLEINIQDERIDVTAVIKKPRIKKDIIKVKITKPKKKPQKKKMSPQKKQNISRSSNTEGDNESGVFLHGFEDSSELIHNHSETCLQIGECIDQDDSDSVEFIETTSKSTISLNSSSLAFENKDNLSGNSMESGKTSPELYCDNAQCATTLREG is encoded by the exons GAAATCTTATTCATTGCGTGAAATGAAATCAATAGTGGATTACCTAACAGTAAACCACTTGTACAGTGAAACAAAGGGCCGAAAGATGTGGATGGATTTTGCCAATTCTAAA TTAACACAAAGAACCTGGCAGAGCCTGAAAGAGACGTTTTTAAAAAGAATCCTACCCGATATTACTAATCCATATTACAGGCTAGACCCTGATCAGATATTAAGCTTCAAGCGAGG GCTGAATCTTACACAAAAAGATAAAAGACTGGAATTTCAACCTGTGAGCACTTCTAAAAGCAATG GTACAAATGATGAAAATGACCAGCCAACTACTAGCATAAAAAATACAGAAGAAAATGCTACAGGTGAGGATACCCAATGTTCAAAAGTAGTACACAACAGAGCATCCACTGAGACCCTTATACTTGATACATGTTACCAAACTGCTGAGGACATGCAAAGTGATCTCGAAAGTGCCAATGAAGAACAAAATGAAGATACAGCAAACAAATCAAAACCAGCGTTAAAGTCTGTCCGGGATTTCATAGAATATACGGAACCTTTGACACCTATGCTGCAAGAGGTTTTGGATGATTTTGCAACAGATGAAGATTGTTCTGACGCTGAACCACCCATGCAAATAGATGAAAATTATGTAGCTCAGGATGATGTATCAGATACCCCAGAAAATCCTACTTCATCCCAGAGCATTCTGAAaccaaataaaacacaaaacacAGCCAAAATCACTACAGCTGGAGAAAAGATTAATGAAAAACAAGcagaaaatataaatcaaaataaaaataatactgaagAACCAGTAGTAGTTCCTAATGACACAGCATTTTCTCAATTGGAGGATGTTATGGTGTTAGTTGATGAAGCTCTTGCACAAGACATAGATAAGGAGCTAAGCAGAAACATTGAAAGCCAAGATAAGGAAGCCAGTTCTAATCAGTCCATTCCAATGACTGACAGTTTACTTCCTAATAATCAAGAAGCTATTAAAAATCATACTACACTTGAAGTTTCGTTGCCTACACCTTCATCACAAGACAAAAGTGAACAAGGAATTAAGCAAAAGGAAAACCAGGTtgatgataaaattgataaacaATTAAATTCAAATACCAATTTAATGTCAGATCAAGAGCCAGAACAGAAAGGCTGTGATGGACTAATCACTATCGATTGTAATGAAGACAAGGCAAATAACAAGGataatacaaaagaaaaacatgCTGCTGAAGGTTCGAAATCTCCTAAAAAGCCTCATTTAAAAGATGACAAAGTTCATGAAATACATTCAGACAGTAGCATaggcaataataataaagaatcaCAGGTTGATAATCCTTGCTTGAAAAGTGTCAGTTTATATGACCAGTTgactaaaacaaaatacagtgATTCAGAttcaaataataaagaaaacccGAATGACCAGCAAAATTACCAGCGAAAAACACAAGCGCAAAATACTGCAGAATCAAAAAAAGATGCAAGGAGTGATGGCACTAACGTAAATGATGATCAAAACAATGATAAAGCAAACACCAAGAAACAAACACCAGATGGTGTTATTCTTCTAAACTCTCGTACCACCTCTGAAAGTGTTGATGACTCTGATATCCACCAAAACCCTCTTGCCCGTTCATCTCTCAAAATTCAGAAGGATAAAAATTTAGCTAGCGTTTTTGGATTTTCTAATG GTGCTGCTCCCAAAAGCAGAAGATTGAATGGTCGCAAGAGAACTATCTCCCACCGTAAAATGCA ATCGGACTCCAGCGACTGGACTTCAACTAGCGACAGCGAGTACGTGTCACCTCCGCACGGCAGGAGGAACAGATATGCTAGGAAATATCT GAAACCGCGGGCAGCCCGAATAATGTCGCTCGAGGAGGAAGGTGGCTTGTTCGTCATGCTGGGAAAGAAGGTGTATCCGTTGGTCAAAGATGGCAAACTTGTCAAGAACTATGTCACTTTCCTGCCTGAGA GTGATCCCGAAGAAGATGACTCTTATTGGAAATCCAAATATATTGAAGAACGAAAACGAACAgacgaattaaaaaa aaagctGGGACATTCTAAGTCAAACGGTGTGCTAGATAAAGAAGAAAAGGACAGTTCAATCTCTGTATCTTCTGTCACTTCACCCTT GACCGAGAATCGTCCAAGACTACCACCAAGTCGGCAAGAAAGTGTTCAAG GCAATGAATTAATGCAACGATATAGCGGGGTTATGGAAAAACCGGCCAGCAAAGaaacattaaaaatcaaattcaCTAAAAATGATCAA GAAGTACAGCTAGAGGGTCACTGGCAACATATAAACCCAGTTCTGGCCCAAGTGGTGTCTATCCTACACAAGGATTCGGAGAAGAAAGCTGACGCGGTCACCTGTGTGGAGCTGTCGAGCGGGAACACCACACCCATCACCGCTACGGTTATACCTACTGCGGCGCCCATGGCCGTGGATAcag GAGTACGCGATAAAGTAAATGAGTTAGAATCAGCAATATTTAAAGAGATAGAAGAGAAAGATGTAGAAGTACAAGAAGTTGTGGAACAAAAGGAAGATAAAGAAAAAAGTGTGCCTGCTGATAATCCAGAGATTAAGGTTACTGCTCAAGAAAATATTGAAGGACAAGCAAATATTACACAAAG GAAAAAACGGGGCAGACCTAAACGAGAGGTTTCACCAGCAGTTGTAGTGGCACAGAGCCCGGCTAAAAAGTCAAAGAAAACTGTACAGCTAAGTAAAGTCGTAGAAGAAGTAAAAGCTCAAGAAGTCAAAAATAGCACACCGAATGTCGGGAGGCAAACAAGGTCCCCTAGGAAACTCTTAAATG GCATTACTCCAAAAGCCAAAACAACTAGGAAATCATTAGCAAAGGCACAGCCTGAGGCACCTGAAGAACCTGCACCAACTCCGGTAATCGAAGAGAATGAGGAGGATGAGGTGCGCTACAAATTCCCGTCGCCTGAACCTGAACAACAGACTACAAAGGCTACTAATACAAACAAAACCATTCCCAAGAAGCA CTTACCTAACATCGCATCACCCGAAAGCTTATCCCATCACTCTGCAAACAGCAGTCAAGGCTACCAAGACTCTGACACTAGCCCATTTAACATAAACTTAAGAAGAAAGAGACGCCTAAGCATCTCTACCCTGTCTATAAAAGGCAGGAAAATTAAACGCAAACAAAGAAGCAGATCATATCCCCTGTTAAAACATATCTTTAGTGATAGCGATTCATCCTGTAGTATCACTTTCAAAACTGCAGGAAAAGAACAGTCTACCATCAACTCTGAGGTGTATACATCGGATTCGTACCAATTCCTCCTGCCTCGTTCTCGGACTATGAAAATACTAGAAAAGATAGACGAGGCGAATGGTAACGAAACTGATACGCTGGCAAATGAAATTCGTAACCTTCGTGACGAGATTTTGAAAGCTAATGAATCAAATAAAACTGATCCAGCCAGCTCCAGTATACTGTCTCTGCCACTGTCCCCTGAACTATCATTTGTTGAGAATTTATCAGTAAGCAAAAGTGCTATTGCGGAAATAAATGATCACCCGACAATTAATGAGATGGAGAGCAATACTGCGCAAAATGCATGCAATAAACGTGCAACATATCTCATGCCTGAAGTAGATGTATCCATGCCTCTCATGAACCAAGATTGCGAACTGCATGAAAAGTACAGAAAGCATCTAATGGCCGCAATGAGTAATTTATCTGATAAGCCAAATGCTGCTGAACGGAATTTGTCAAAGGATTCAAGCATGAGAATGTCGATAACATCCGAATCTATCTTGAAAACTTATTCTGGTGTCAACGTTGAGTCATCAGACTCTCTAGACAGAAGGCTGGAGCAACTACTTTTGGAGAGCGCACAAAAACCCGCGAATAAGGAAGAAAAAATGGAAGTAGATACACAAGTAAAGAAAAAGGGTTCTAGAAAACGATGTTCAACGCCTCATAAGAAAAACACTGCTCAAAATAAAAAGAAGGTCAATCTAGAACCTGTTATTGTTGAAGAATCAAAAGCTCACTGTTCACGCGGTGGCAGGAGATCATGCCCGCCGTCTGTCAATATTGTTTACTGTGAAAAAAACGTACCAGACAACCTAGAAATCAATATACAAGATGAGAGGATTGACGTCACTGCTGTTATCAAAAAGCCACGCATTAAAAAAGATATCATTaaagtcaaaataacaaaaccCAAGAAGAAGCCACAAAAGAAGAAAATGTCTCCTCAAAAGAAGCAGAATATCAGCCGCAGTTCAAATACCGAAGGAGATAACGAGTCTGGTGTGTTTTTGCACGGATTTGAAGACAGTAGCGAACTCATACACAACCATTCAGAGACTTGCCTTCAAATCGGAGAGTGTATAGACCAAGACGACTCCGACAGTGTAGAGTTCATAGAAACGACCTCCAAATCTACAATTTCTTTGAATTCAAGCTCCTTGGCTTTCGAGAACAAAGATAATTTGAGTGGAAACTCAATGGAAAGCGGGAAAACATCACCTGAGCTGTATTGTGACAATGCTCAGTGTGCCACGACTCTGCGTGAAG GATGA